CATTAAATCAGTAATTTTAGATATTGTGGCAGTAAACACGTCTGTACAAATCGAGAATCATGTCCACGAAATCATCTTCTGTAAAGTTTTCAGATCTCTGCGTGAGTTTTTCATGTGACTTTGTACAAATGATACTGCTCTCAGGATATGTCATCTGTCTGTAGGCAGTAATCAAGCCTGTATATTTGTGACTGTAGATGTATCAGTTTTGGTTCTCAGGTGTGTTCGTGCACACAATGGATGTGTTatcaagcaggaaaataaagagtAATACATCTGTGCTCCTCCTGGCATCTCCCCAGTAATGTTAGTGCACATGCCTTGGTCTTCACAGGAGTCGCTGCCCCACCTCAAGGGATACTAAGGATGGTATTGAAAGCATGTGAGTGCTTTCTCTTACATATTTAGAAGCTGTCTTCTCAAATTAAGTTGAATAAACTAACCACAACTCATTGCTTATAGAAGCTTATTCCTTCTGTTTGTGCTTGTTAGCagcaaaaatctgtaaaatttaCACGTGCAGTAAGTTGTTTTAACAGCAGCCTGATGATCATGTGCTCAAAATGCTTATGCCAGCACTCTCAGTAAACATCACTAAAGAGATCTTGAAAGGCAAACTGTGATTCAGCAGCACAATCAGTATGTCAAAACTGTGAATTTGTTGGCAACTAGTGCGAACAGGATCTGCTGCTAatttttttgcttcagagaCACTGTAAGTTTGAGTTTtcagggattttgttttgtatagTGGCAGGAAAAGCATGTTGatgacttttattttccaagtctttggttttttttctttggttattTGAAACAGACATCTGAATACAGGTTTCAGACATGTGCAGATTCCTCCTAAATTGAAATGGTCTcttaagatgatttttttttttcgttttatattttcttgatCATACAGGGCATTTGATACCCTTGCAAAAGCATTAAATCCAGGAGAGAGTGCAGCGTGCCAGAACTCTGACAGCGTTGAAGGCAGCGTCCAGCTGATCGGGGGAGAAACAAGCATGAATATCGTTGAAATAGAGGGCCCACTGCTCAGTGATGCCCATGTAGCATTCAGGGTACTTAATACTCTTTATTTTTGGctgtttataaacattttagTTTGGTGGTACAACGTAATTAATGATCtgattacattttcttttgaatttctttgaaGAGTAATTATTCAGGTATCAGCATTCATTTCCGATGAATGCACTGCTTTTGTTCACTGGTTAGCTGTTTGCTTGGGAAAATTAACAGCTCTCAGTTGTTTATTTGAactgtttgttttactgttttttaccTGAAAAATAGTAGGTGATCAGAGCAAAGGGATTTACATGGAAAACTTTAACAGCTAAGGGAACATATAGTTGCTTTTTTAGAGAGGCAAATATTTTCtgacttcatttctctttttatgagCATGtaaaaattactctttttttttttcatcatattgtTATTCATGGACAAATCAAAAATTTTGCTCATCTTTTAGTTTGCATTAAATGTTGCCTCTCTGAACAACACAGTTTGGTTACTAAAATAAACATATCTCTAATGTAaatgtcagttttgttttaaattgtcttAGCCAAAccattttattacaaaatgttGATACCTGAGGATAAAACTAATACGCTATAATTAGGAATTTCGGGTCAATTCCCAATTTCTTTACATACACAGGTGAAAGTTACATATTTATCTATATGTAAGCGTAAGCAACATCATTCTAATTACAGTGGTACTTCTAAAACTTCTCTTCTTTACATAATGCCTCCAAAGTTGAGTTTTATTTGGGATTTTTCATCCCCAGGGTTCCCAGACATTAATCTTTATCTAAGCTAAGATTCaaaattttcatcatttttgttgctttgcagTCACTGTGGAATATACACAGTGTGGCTAGTAAGCCAAAAAACAGtcattcaattttatttcaggatTATCTCacgtttatttaaaaataatgttgcaTTCTTCTCTTAAACCCtggaagttatttttcatattacattttatatggagaaagtaaaataattgacttgcacttatttatttttttatttattttattttctggcagCTCACCATGCCTTCTCCTATGCCTGAATATCTTAATGTTCACTATATCTGCGAGTCTGCTTCCAGGTTGCTGTTCTTGTCCATGCACTGGGCACGTTCCATTCCGTGTTTCCAAGCTTTAGGGTAAGTGTTCAATTACTCTACTTGCTCATGTTGTGAATACacacttttaaatttattatttgtactGTAGTCTTCAGGgacacttaaaaatataaaccaagTTTATTAAAACTGTTCTATAAATCTTCAATATGAAGGTAGATATGCTGAATCAAAACTACTCACAGCTTCAGTTCAGTTCAAGTACTTGGTTGGGTTTcgaagaaaaaaagtagtagaTTCATCATGATCAAATGCCTGCTCGCTGCCTCTTCTTGCataaattttcagtaaatagGACTTGCTATCATTTTTGAATAGCTCCCTCCAAAACTTAAGATGCTTATCAGGCAGTTGCCAAAAAGAAGCCCCTTTCTGAAGCTTCAAATACTGCTATCTTTATAAGTGAGGTAGTAGTATTTTTGCCTTCAGTAAACTATGTGAAGAACATGCTTAGCTAGGTTCAGCAAGCTTTAGGATTAATTTGTTGAGTTGTAGAGgattttccaaaaacaaaagcagtagccagaaagtaatttttattattctctgtAAAGTTTGTGTAACATCCTGTTTTTCCAGCAAAATTCAGTGTATTGCTTAACATTCTCAAGCTAAATGTAGTAGTACATTGCTGATCATCATGAGAAAACAACTCAAAACGACACTGGGAAAAGTGATGTATGTTACTATCAGAAATCAAGATTGTGAAGACAAATCAAATAAATCAGCTGTGTTAAAATATGATACAAATCTATCATCAGTGATACAAAAGGAGTGTAAAATCATGTTTATTCCTCatctagtgtttttttcctgtaattcagTATCAGAATAGTAGTAGCAAAGAGAATTCCTGTTTATAGTGAGGGATTGTCTCCTTTCTTGTCACAAGCGTTGATGATCTGTGTTTACTCAAATGTTTAAGCTGAATTACTCTACATTGTTTAAGACATTGCACTGTGTGTAATTAAAGCCTGtgttttgaagaaggaaaaagtaacattttgtaaaagtaaACAATAGCAAGGAGGGAAAAGTGGGTAAATGTGATATTTTAGTAGAAATTGTTGTCCTGCAGGATTTCAAAATACTTAGCAAATTAACATAGTGAACTGTGTCcttgtacattttaaaaagttttttgcAACAGAGAGACAATGCAAAGTAGTGTTACAACAACAAATAggaattgttttcttaaagtaaaATCTGCAAAAGACCTGCCTGTCCAGAAAGATTTAACAAGAAATGTGTATAGAAGATCtgcattttttgaaatgtgtcaCTTCCCAATATATTTGTCTGTTTGAATAAGAAAATGGAGGAGTAGGCTTTCTGAAAGTTGTTAATACTCGCCTGTGCTAACATTTGCAGTCCCAGTCAAGATCATGGGCAACAGTGGAGGCTTATTTGATATTAATGAAGCTTTTTAAAGTTGAGGACATTACGTGCTGtataattttaacttttagaAGGGTGACTcatatatcatttttaaaatgaaaataaattcatggtATTAGCAGTTGAGAGGAGTTGATGAGCCAGAGCAAAGCGCtaattgttttgtaaaataattgtATCCAAGTGGTTCCCTCCCCAAGCACTGTTTTCCTTAGTCTCGGCAAGATAGTTGGCTTAGACATACTAATTTAGGTAATGATATCAAGATACTGCTTAGTTCATTTTCCTGCACAAGAATCTCTGTAGGCAAAAGGGATTCCTACTGAAATGTTAAGCAGGCTGGTTACAGCCACTTAGTTTTTTGGGGCTACGTGTGATCAGCTAATTCTGGTATAAGTTTGATCATCCATAAAGTAATGGATTAGCTTTAATATGGAGAgctttaaatatgcttttcttctttgaaaatccTGTGGTTCTTTTTAACTTCCATGTGGTCATGTGGTTCTTTTAACTTTCCGTTATTTATATTTACTGGCTAAAACTGTGAACCATGGTACTTGAATTTGACTCCTCAGTAGCAGGATTTCCTTTTTATAAGGTACTGAGCTCTTGTTAAGCCCTACAAGTTAGAGATGCTTGGCATCACTGAAAGTTAGGTTACTAATATGGAAGGGCTGAATATTAATAGGCCTAATTTTAAGtttcagcataaaaaaaataataaaaaaagacttaGAAATTGCACCAAACTGTCAgatttcaagttaaaaaaaataaaattaaagacttTTGAGTCTATTCTACAACCACAATACAGCAAcaatgcaaacttttttttgccCATGCATATAAATCTTACCTAAAAATGAGTGTGAATCCTAGGAAAACTAGCGTGATGGAAATGATGGAATATACTTAGTTGTCATTTACTGTAACTTCAGCTTGCTTTTCTGGTAGAGATCTGTTGCCTTTTTgatcattaaaacaaaaatgatttctttacaaatgtcactttaaaatgtgttttaatgctagcgttttaattaatttagtgttttaatttattctggTACTGGCTGCAGTGATTGAATTAGATGGATGTTTTATGAAGtgttcttcaaattaaaaaaatgtaaagccaAGTGGCTGGTTTTATTAAGTGAAattaatgtactttttttttaatagacagGATAACAGCATATCATTAGTAAAAGCCTGCTGGAACGAACTTTTTACGCTTGGTCTTGCACAATGTTCACAAGTTATGAACGTGGCAACTATGTTAACTGCATTTGTTAATCACCTTCATAGCAGTTTACAGCAAGGTAAGGTGAATATTGTGCACGTTTGCATACTTGGGGAATTACATCATGGTTTTTAAGTTTTGAATTGAGCAGaagtttatttacttatatGTCAATTGTTAATGAAAATTTACTGTTCATAAAATTGAACAATTGGTATTGACACAAAATAATACTAGAAAATACAGTTCTCAAGATGGAAATTTCTGGCAATTTTTCCAAAGTCATCTGTCAACTATGCTAATGCTTCCTTtccccaaaattaaaaaaaaaaacaaactatatatatatatatttgcccATCTTTGTAATGTAGGTTAgcttttactgtttgttttggtttttaatcaTGTTTGATATCTGTGTGAACTCTAATAGTGTTCTGCTGTTCTGTTGGTGTACATCAGCTCAAAATAGGAATATTTCAGGCAGCCTCAACTTTAAGAACACAAGTGTACTGTGAATATGATTCCTCTCTATCAAGGGTGTAAAGAAGAACCCAACTGTCCTTGCTGTTCATAGCTGTGAAACAAAGCAGCCGAATGCCACCTTCGTGATGTACTTCCTGTACATAACTTGGCTTGTATATTAGTTTTAGACTCCATACAAGTCTTCCAAGCAGATTTACACTAAGTATGCCTCCTTCCTTTTTATCCTATGTCCTGCATCTTTTGCATGTTTTACGTTAAATGAAGTTGgccttctctttcattttgtctACAGTGAAGGAAATGTTCTTGAGTGATATTCAAACTGAAGTAGGGGAGTCTTTTagttaagataaaaataaaaatctttatctGTTCATAGTCTAGCACATTTTTTAAGTTAGATGTACATACAAAAATGTTAGCATTTTCAGGTATAACTAGATTTAGGATTATTTGCTGTTACTCTCTTTAATGCTATGCAAAAAGAGATCGGTAAACCATGAAAAAATAACTCTCTAAATTATaagtttttcctctccttttatGATGAAGAGATTAAAGAGTTCATTCTTAGGGGttttcaggtttaaaaaaatatccaaaagatcctgctttaaataaacaatagtttgtaataaaaacaaattgattAAACCACTAAACATAAAGGATCAGCTAAATATGAACAAATTGTGAATATCTTTAGGAAGGATGCAAATGGAATTTGGGGACTTCCGTCAGTCTACATAATTTATAAGCGTGTTCACCAAAAACTTTAATAATTAATGATGGTTTTACCTTTACTACAAATGTATATTCTTATTAATTTGGGAATTCAGTTTGAATGTACAAATCAGAAATTTATATCCAATGTCTTCCAGTTACTGAAGGGGGGGGAACAGCTCTGCACCAACATTCCCAGGAAAGGTGTATAGTGTACCTTCTTTTTCAGCAGTGGCATGGTCCTTGACTGAGTAAAGTAACCCATCAATGAATATAAATACTGCACCTGACTCTTAGATGTACAGTGTAGATCTGCAATAGCAATGTTGCCTTTAGTTATAAATAGTCTTTCCTTGATTTAGTCCACCTCTGGTTATTGGAAACTTCAGTGACAGAAACTGTTGGTGTAAAGATTATTGAGACCTAGTATGTAAGTTTATAGATGGCATAGATTCCCCCCTGCTTGATCTAATACAAatgattaatgtttttaaaaatccagtGTGACTACATTTTTGCACGTGTGTTGACATTGgggtttttatattttatgtatgtgtcAACTCAGATAAGCTGCCAACAGACAGAGGAAAACTAGTAATGGAGCATATCTTCAAATTGCAAGAGTTCTGTAACAGTATGGTTAAGCTTTGCCTGGATGGATATGAATATGCATATTTGAAAGCAATCGTACTCTTCAGTCCTGGTATGTAATTATTCTTAAtgtaaacatttattctttttctacaACTATAGGGACTTAAGGTGTTAAAAGTCAGTTTaaaaattcatagaatcatttcagttggaaaagacctctaagatcatcaacctttaaaagaattttctgtgttttccacagGGGTATATTTTAGGTAAGCTATGGcgggggggtggaactagatgatctttgaggtcccttccaacccaggccattctatgattctatgattttgcaAGTTTTAGGAAACAAATACTTCATagttttttatttgctttttcgTCTGatgctattatttcttttccacaaaTTATATTTATGCATACAATATTCCAATAAATATCAGTGTATTGGAACAATGCTGTTCCATGCAACACAGAGAACAGAGGTATATCATAAGGAATGATGTAAACATTGCAAGTACTGCATTTATTTGAACTCTTCAGAATGTCCGGTTGTATTATAAACAATGAAGTAAAACACCAAcgtagaggaaaaaaataaagaggtaaAGCAGCATCCTTCATTAAAACTGTTGGAAAACTTGAAGTTGCTACAGCTATCAAATGATCATTTCAGCATGCTTACAAGTAGATAATCTGCATGGATTTTAAAGCATCTTATATGGAACAGATATAACAATATAGGGTGTCTTTCAGATCACCCAGGTCTAGAAAATGTGGTACAGATAGAGAAATTTCAAGAAAAGGCTTACATGGAGTTCCAAGACTATGTAACAAAAGCATATCCAGATGATACTTACAGGTATGTAAACTTATATGTTTACTTGATTGATTCTCTTTTCAGAGCACCAACAATATTGATATGTACAGTATTTCTTGTAATAAATATGtgcattttattcttcttaaatgtaaaaaattacttttagagcacttaaaatattatgtatatattcataCATATTATGAATATAATGTATCTacttattcattattattttccaaaaagaaatattgtaaattaaataaatgaagtatttttattttttttcattttgaattgcACCTATGTAGAGTATTTCGTCATTTAGTCTAAGTCCAAACATTGTACAGTGCATGCACATAGGCttacatatttgcatttttgtactGTTGAAGGCATGACTAACTATATACTCCACTGATTTAAGCATCTAAGCCTATCATGAACTAAATATAGCAAATTTTGACCAGTATTGTTCCCAGttaattttttctgttctcttacTGCTACTTGAACAACACCGAGTTGTGTGACCAAGTAACACTTTTTACCAAACTTACTTTCCAGACTGTCTAGACTCCTTCTCCGATTGCCTGCTCTTAGGCTGATGAGTGCTGCCATCACCGAGGAGCTGTTCTTTGCAGGACTAATTGGAAATGTTCAGATTGATAGCATCATCCCATATATCCTGCGAATGGAGACAGCGGACTATAACACTCAAATAATTGGTCATGCCGTATAAAAGTAGCAATCAAGGATTCTGCACCATGGCAGTCATGGTGATGTAAATGCATACCCTGTCTCCAAGAGATGGCAATAAGCCTTCACATGCACCTATCTAAAGAAGGCTAATATTCCTCCTTTCCAGTACAATTGGGAAATGTGGTGGAGTGTCTGAAGGAATATAGGATCGCTTCCTATTTTTCATCTGATCTTCAAGGACTTGTAAATTAACTTGATATCTGAAGAAAGTCAAGAATTGTCCATCCTATTTTTGTAGATAGATGAACTTGGAATATTTGTTTATGAAGTCCAGGCTTGTGAAGAAATTGAAGAAGCTTTGACTGAACTAAGGTATCTCAACTTAGTTTGATGTTTTAGGCAAATAAATTAACTTTCCTCTCTGAGCtgtgttttcagtcttttgctGCTAGTTCCTTCTCActgaataaatggaaaatacatgatcaaacattttgaaaaggcCAGTATTTCCATGGAAATGAGACCTTTATAACCAAACTtagatttttgctgttgttttgaagaaaaattaatttcttgttgAATGAAACAGTGGATACCATTACAAGTGAAGGGAAGGTAGaggaatttcacattttaaaaatattctgctgaCATTTTGATGCAGTTGATCAAAAGTGAAGCTGCAAAGGGTCAGTACTGACTGCTGTGTAGATGCAAGGAATACTGTGCTGTAGTAGTATGTATTGGTAGATGTCAGCTGTTTTATACTATGAAAAACTACGAAGTATTTACTGCAGGTATTCAAAGAGCAGCCTCCTGCTTTTTCTGGTCTCACAAGTTCAAGCTTTTTCACGCTATCCCGCCCCCTTTCATACTCAGCACCCAAGGATGGAGGCATTTGAGATGCCTCTTAACTTTATTTCGGCCGTCGCTCTAAGAAACAAATTGTGTTTAGAGTTCTGTGCATGTGTTCGTGTCGTTATTCCTGCATAGgatttggaaattaatttttgttgttagcCTTTAGCTGTCTAGCTGCCTTTTTCCAACCAGTCTCAtatgattgtttttaaaatttgaattagACAAATTCAAGTATAACAGGCTCCCTTGTAGGAGCctgtcctctgctgcttttcctttccttgttagAAATGGGTCTAGATACTTTATATGTGTTGACTGAATCATACTCCATGGCTCCATCTAAGGGTGGATTCAGATGCTTTTCTCTCTTGAGGCATGTGCCTCATTGTCAAGTAATGCTCTAACATACAGTTGctccttccttttgctgcaggaAGCTGTACATCCCTAGCACATTTAATAGCTGTTGCTTAAAATTAGAGAAGGATCCTAGTAAAAGTGATAGTCTACTGCTGACGCTTGGGATTATCTAAACCTGGGATCAAGGCCCAGTTCTATTTACCcagaacttttctttctctggcaGCACTGGGTGAAGAAGAGCCTCACCCAATTGCTTAGCCAAAAGATCACCTTAAAGGGAGGCCTTTGCCCAGCCTGTACCAGCCACTCCAAGACCACCCTAGCATTGAAGGACTACTAGATGAGGCTTTGGGTGAGTTCCGTGTTTTTTCTCAGCACCTGAGGCTCTCAGCAATCCAAAAAGAATCAGAGAGCAGTCACTGACACTGAATTATTGTGATCTTTTTAATTCCACTAACTGATTTGTTTGGCTCTTCCTCTGCCCAAGCTCTATAATCAGAGGCTGTTCTACAGGCTCAGCCACGTACAGTACCACAGACCATAACACTTGGTGCTGAGGACCCCTGATGGAGTGGAACCATCTCCCCTGCTCGCACTTGGCACATGACAAATTCTTGGAGGACAGCCTTCAGTGCTGGAGCTGGCCATGGTGCCTGACCCTTCCCACGTTCCACCTTTCGAAAGGCGCAGGATTAGGCTCTGCTTTCGTGTTCCCTGGAGTTCATGAAGAAGGAAGACGTCTTTTCTGTATCCCAGGAAACATGCCTCACTATCTATGAAAATGTGAACGACAACTGCTGCCAATATGCTGCGCTTGTTCTTGTCCCAGTGGTTACAGGCTCATCTTGCCATCTGTAGGACCAAGTTGCAGATGGGACATACATCATTCTTCAGTTCAGCTTGTAGAAATTTGGACCCTGTTTTCCAGCCCCATGTTATCCCTAACCCACTCCTGGCCCTAACAGGGACAGGAGATTTTACCTCTGTTAAACCTTTTAAGGAGGCTGACAGGAGTTTACTCCTGAATACTTTGGAGGTGTTTTCCTGAGCATTCCAAATCTTGGAAGAATTTTATGGCAGTTTCCTCCAGCTTTGTGTAACCCAGATAACAGcaagatggaaataaaagcttgttttccttctaaatgCAGTAGACTGCAAATATCTCTCACATCcttgcagactttttttctccagagcttGAGCCTCAGGCATGATAAGCAGTTCCTTGTCTACAGCTGCCCAAAAGATTTGGCTGATGTGGCCTCTTGCATGATATTGTcttgctgcagaaacagctgagaaaatacCAGTGTTTATACAGGTGTAAATCTTAAGGGATTGAATTCCTCATCATGTATATCTTTGACAGAGCAGTGTTTTGGAGAACATGGCCACAGAACCTTATTTTCTCTGGATTTCTGTTCTTGCTTCCTCTGTGGCCCCGTGTGCCCTAGTAGACAAGTTAGCCCTGCTTCACCAAAATGCAGACTGCCATCACCACCGACTGCTGGTTCCTTAGGCTGTCTTACGTCAAAAGCACAAGAACCTCGGTCATGTTTTACATCAGACTTTCAGGGGTTTGACATGTGCCCTTGATGTTCTTTTTTGATGCCTGTCACCTCTGCCTGGCAGCAGAAGATCCAGATCCCAGTGGCTgactttttcccctcccacatCTTTTTTAGTTATGTTCCAGGCAAATTCCAGGGCTTCATCTAGGATTTTTAATAAGTAACTTAAATCAGGAATTCAACCcctttatgtttttcttcttaaatcCTGTCTTTCCAGATCTGAGTCTACCCTTCCTTCACATGTTGGGTAGCAAGGGATTATCGTCAGTCATCTTGCTTGCATGTGACAAGAGACTTTCAGGTATTTTGAATCTAGTTATCTTGACCAGGTGAGAAATCAAACAGGACAGCCATCTCCAAACCCGGTAACAGACGTTATCACTTCAGTGTGAGAACAGTACAGTCATGTCACCATCAGCAATCAGGATATCTCAAACTACAGTTGGGGCTTTGCTCAACAATACCTGTATGCATCATTGTAAAAAGGACAGTGAGTTCGAGAAATCCTCGACCAAATTGCCAAGAAGTGTCTGCCAGCCACCTTGTTCTGAGAATGTGGGTAGAGTTAATTATGTGTTGTGTGGCCCCGTATATATGCACATAAAGAAAAGCTTCTTATCCAAAAGAGATTCCAGTTACTTCTGTTGTCCACGTGTGCGATAACCATACACCCTCTTCCTTGCTATGTGAGGCTGACAAAATACGTAAGCTCTGTACTTACTGCCAAGTGAAACAAAAGGGGGAGATCTGATTACACACCTGCAGTATTGTGAGGGccccaaaaaaaacattttatgatcTTGGATACCTGATCTGATGTTTGGACCTCTGTAGAGATAATGTGCACATATGCAAGGCGTTGCAAAGAGCCTGGCTACTGGTAAGtaacttgttttttcccccaaagtttCTTAAATTTTTTCATCATAAACTATCATCAGAAGTTCAGTACCGGTTTAAACATAGGGTGCAGGCTGGTCATTGCTGCCTAGCAAGTactctctcctttctttgtgATGATCAAGAAGCTGAATAGTGCTGGTTGTTGCTTCAGCCTAATTCACTTTTCTTatcaagattttttatttaatccttTTGGATTCTTAAACTATGAGTTCATGCTCTTGATAAGGAATGAAACATAACTGGGATTTCTCAGAAATAGGAGCTATAAAACAGGTAAATGAATACAATAtcaagatgcatttttcttatttctggcTCTTAACCATTGCAGTTATCTTTGAGAATAACGTGGCATCTTACGGAAAGTCTAAACAATGAAGTTCtcgtttggtttggtttgtctGAAGATAACTGTTGCTCAGTTAAATGGAGCATATTAAGTTACCTTCAGCTCAGGCTGTGAACATTTCGAACAGCTATTTTTTATGATGACAGGATCTCACATTACCACCTgtgtgatttattatttttagtccTGCGAATAAATGTTCTGTGCTACTGAACGAAAGGCTGGCAAATATTACTGGTTTCTCATGCTGTTAGTAAGATTGTTGTTCAGCTAACAAAAATGTAGCCAATGAATCTCACTTCACCATGGATGTTAAAATATCTCATTATTTTTGTgacctcctcctttctcccttaattttttttttaactttttgatCTTCAGCATTCTGACAATTTTCATACCTATTCAGGATTCAACCGAACTGTGGCATTTACTAgccataaaaataatgaatttctttGCCAATGAAATAACAAGTTTAGTTTCAAtagctttaaaattttcaatgttaagagcaagaaaattcattttagtaTAAATCACATGAATTGAAGAactattttatacattttagaACCCTGTCACTTCAGATGGGAGCAACGTTACACATAATGAATTGACTAGTTCGaaacattttccttgaaaatgtaTGTTGTAAATGTACACATGGGTTTAGgttatttatttcatactgGTGGCGTTCCTGGTACAAGTAATTGTTatactttaacttttttttttttctttct
This genomic window from Cygnus olor isolate bCygOlo1 chromosome 1, bCygOlo1.pri.v2, whole genome shotgun sequence contains:
- the NR2C1 gene encoding nuclear receptor subfamily 2 group C member 1 isoform X9 — encoded protein: MITHSQGAVTQTLMDGTAQRIQIVPSDSGLSLPQRIQILTDNSPNEQALNKVFDLCVVCGDKASGRHYGAVTCEGCKGFFKRSIRKNLVYSCRGTKDCVINKHHRNRCQYCRLQRCIAFGMKQDSVQCERKPIEVSREKSSNCAASTEKIYIRKDLRSPLAATPTFVTDNETARSTGLLESGMFVNIHQSGIKSEPTVLMTPDKVEACQGDLSTLANVVTSLANLGKSKDMSQSSTELSMIESLSNGDASLSELQQEEQASSDVTRSRCPTSRDTKDGIESMAFDTLAKALNPGESAACQNSDSVEGSVQLIGGETSMNIVEIEGPLLSDAHVAFRLTMPSPMPEYLNVHYICESASRLLFLSMHWARSIPCFQALGQDNSISLVKACWNELFTLGLAQCSQVMNVATMLTAFVNHLHSSLQQDKLPTDRGKLVMEHIFKLQEFCNSMVKLCLDGYEYAYLKAIVLFSPDHPGLENVVQIEKFQEKAYMEFQDYVTKAYPDDTYRLSRLLLRLPALRLMSAAITEELFFAGLIGNVQIDSIIPYILRMETADYNTQIIGHAV
- the NR2C1 gene encoding nuclear receptor subfamily 2 group C member 1 isoform X7, coding for MATIEELAHQIIEQQMGEITHSQGAVTQTLMDGTAQRIQIVPSDSGLSLPQRIQILTDNSPNEQALNKVFDLCVVCGDKASGRHYGAVTCEGCKGFFKRSIRKNLVYSCRGTKDCVINKHHRNRCQYCRLQRCIAFGMKQDSVQCERKPIEVSREKSSNCAASTEKIYIRKDLRSPLAATPTFVTDNETARSTGLLESGMFVNIHQSGIKSEPTVLMTPDKVEACQGDLSTLANVVTSLANLGKSKDMSQSSTELSMIESLSNGDASLSELQQEEQASSDVTRSRCPTSRDTKDGIESMAFDTLAKALNPGESAACQNSDSVEGSVQLIGGETSMNIVEIEGPLLSDAHVAFRLTMPSPMPEYLNVHYICESASRLLFLSMHWARSIPCFQALGQDNSISLVKACWNELFTLGLAQCSQVMNVATMLTAFVNHLHSSLQQDKLPTDRGKLVMEHIFKLQEFCNSMVKLCLDGYEYAYLKAIVLFSPDHPGLENVVQIEKFQEKAYMEFQDYVTKAYPDDTYRLSRLLLRLPALRLMSAAITEELFFAGLIGNVQIDSIIPYILRMETADYNTQIIGHAV
- the NR2C1 gene encoding nuclear receptor subfamily 2 group C member 1 isoform X10 — protein: MDGTAQRIQIVPSDSGLSLPQRIQILTDNSPNEQALNKVFDLCVVCGDKASGRHYGAVTCEGCKGFFKRSIRKNLVYSCRGTKDCVINKHHRNRCQYCRLQRCIAFGMKQDSVQCERKPIEVSREKSSNCAASTEKIYIRKDLRSPLAATPTFVTDNETARSTGLLESGMFVNIHQSGIKSEPTVLMTPDKVEACQGDLSTLANVVTSLANLGKSKDMSQSSTELSMIESLSNGDASLSELQQEEQASSDVTRSRCPTSRDTKDGIESMAFDTLAKALNPGESAACQNSDSVEGSVQLIGGETSMNIVEIEGPLLSDAHVAFRLTMPSPMPEYLNVHYICESASRLLFLSMHWARSIPCFQALGQDNSISLVKACWNELFTLGLAQCSQVMNVATMLTAFVNHLHSSLQQDKLPTDRGKLVMEHIFKLQEFCNSMVKLCLDGYEYAYLKAIVLFSPDHPGLENVVQIEKFQEKAYMEFQDYVTKAYPDDTYRLSRLLLRLPALRLMSAAITEELFFAGLIGNVQIDSIIPYILRMETADYNTQIIGHAV